The window GCCGTTGCGCTGGTAGAGCAACAGGGGGATCTGCGAGAACGGCGAGCTGTTGGGGAACACTTGCACACGGTCATCGCTTCCGATGATGACCCGAGACGATGGTCCGCCGGGCGCTGCCGGGGAGAGGGGCATCTCGCTCTCAACATCCGGATCGATGGTCAACTCACCGACGACGAATCCGCCTTCCAGATCTGCCAGATCGCCGCTACCGATCTCGCTCGGCGCGATGTCTTCGGTATTGAGTTCCACCGGCAGAGTTGTGATGTTTCCATGGTTGTCGACAAGCGTCACCTCGTCCGGTGAGACGCCTGCAGAGTCCGCGGGCGCTGCATATGCAGCGCCCGCCCCCGCAGCGAGTGCACCAGCCGGCAGCACGAGACAGATCACCGCCGCCGCAATCCGCCTCCGGACCTTTCGATTTGTCGCCATCATGATCCTCCCCCTCATATGCAACAAATAGCTTTCTCACAGCATGCCAAATTGAGTGGGCGGTGTGAAGAGTGCCAGCAGAGCTGTCAGGCGACGCGGCACTGCGCTGCGGGGTATCGAGCTGCTTCACGGCTGGCGCGGCCTAGGGCGACCGGGCGGCAGGATGCGGTGAGCCAGCCGCATCCGCGTCGATACGGTGGCGGGATGCGCTCCCTCATCCGCCTCGACGACTGGACATCCGCCGACATCGAGCAGGTCTTCGCCCTCGCCGACGCATACGAAGCGGGGCGGGGTCCGAAGACGTCGGGCTGTGCGGTCATGTTCTTCCCAGCGACGAGTCTTCGCACCCGTGTCACATTCGAGCGCGGCGCGGCGCTCATGGGTCTGCAGCCGGTCGTCCTTCCCGAGTCCACCCTCGACAAGCCGGAGGCGCACGCGGATGTCGCGGGCTACCTCGCCGGCTGGGCCGACCTCGCCGTCGTCCGCCACGGCGACATCGGCGTGCTGGAGGCCCTCGCGGCCCCGGGCGCCCTTCCCATCGTGAACGCGATGACGGGCATCAACCATCCCTGTGAGGTCCTCGCCGACCTGTGGATGCTGCGACGGAACCGCGATCTCGCCGCGACACGTTTCCTGTTCGTCGGGCCTGACGGCAACATCTCGCGCGCGTGGCAGGAAGCCTCTCGCGCGCTCGGGCTCGACGTGGTGCAGTGCGCGCCGGCCGAGCTGCGCACACCCGGCGCGCGATGGGTCGGGGATCTCGATTCGGCGATCCGCTCCGCCGACGTGATCATCACCGACGACCCCGGGAGCCACGCCGAGATCCTCGAGCCGTATCGGATCACCGCATCCCTGCTGGATGCGGCGCCTCGCGGTGTCCGGCTGAATCCGTGCCCGCCGTTCATCCGCGGGCGGGAGGTCAGCGAGGACGCGGTGGCACATCCCGCCTTCGTCGGTCACGCGTTCAAGAGCGCACTCCTGCCCGTGCACCAGGCCGTGATGGCCTCCTGCCTCGGAATCGGCTAGCCGCGTCCGCTCCTGCGGGCGGGATGCGGGCGCCGGGCGGGTGCGGACCCAGGCGGGGATCACTCCACGAGGAGGGCGGGCTCCTCGAGGACGGCGGCGACGTCGGCGATGAAGCGGCTCATGCCGTCACCGTCGATGACGCGGTGATCGAACGAACCGGACACCGTGGTCA is drawn from Microbacterium binotii and contains these coding sequences:
- a CDS encoding ornithine carbamoyltransferase, with the translated sequence MRSLIRLDDWTSADIEQVFALADAYEAGRGPKTSGCAVMFFPATSLRTRVTFERGAALMGLQPVVLPESTLDKPEAHADVAGYLAGWADLAVVRHGDIGVLEALAAPGALPIVNAMTGINHPCEVLADLWMLRRNRDLAATRFLFVGPDGNISRAWQEASRALGLDVVQCAPAELRTPGARWVGDLDSAIRSADVIITDDPGSHAEILEPYRITASLLDAAPRGVRLNPCPPFIRGREVSEDAVAHPAFVGHAFKSALLPVHQAVMASCLGIG